Proteins encoded together in one uncultured Desulfosarcina sp. window:
- a CDS encoding YeeE/YedE thiosulfate transporter family protein: MLWRFAMSIKSWNPYISGALAGILLVASVAVAGQFLGASTTFSRSAAFIEEKAGVDTNRFDYFTTKGGKYGPGSLPNWQLMFVLGVIVGSFVISTMSGSFKYVPVPPMWAERFGSNPYKRAAAAFAGGAVALFGVRLAGGCPSGHGLSGLSQMAVSGFIALAFFFLFGLITAKLVYDRH, from the coding sequence TTGCTTTGGAGGTTTGCTATGTCGATAAAATCATGGAATCCATATATTTCAGGTGCGTTGGCGGGCATATTGCTCGTCGCTTCAGTGGCTGTAGCCGGTCAATTCCTGGGCGCATCCACCACTTTTTCACGCAGCGCGGCGTTCATCGAAGAAAAGGCAGGGGTGGATACCAACCGTTTCGATTATTTTACCACCAAAGGGGGAAAATACGGACCGGGATCCCTTCCCAACTGGCAATTGATGTTTGTTCTGGGAGTCATTGTGGGTTCCTTTGTAATTTCTACAATGAGCGGTAGTTTCAAGTATGTGCCGGTGCCGCCAATGTGGGCCGAACGGTTCGGCAGCAATCCGTATAAAAGGGCGGCTGCGGCTTTTGCCGGCGGTGCCGTGGCTTTATTCGGTGTTCGCCTGGCCGGCGGTTGCCCCAGTGGCCACGGATTGAGCGGTCTGTCGCAAATGGCCGTCAGCGGTTTCATTGCACTTGCATTTTTTTTCCTCTTCGGACTGATCACCGCAAAACTGGTATACGACCGTCATTAA
- a CDS encoding YeeE/YedE thiosulfate transporter family protein, translating to MSLLYGLITGVLFGILLQRAEVLRFDRQVGALRLKDMTIFKFMLSAIVVGAVGIYLLKDFGLITLNLKGTSLGAQMIGGALFGIGWAILGYCPGTAGGALGEGRTDAAWGILGMLAGGAVHAWAYPLLKTYIEPIGNFGKITVPQLLGINHWIVIFGFTALVIGFFALFEKKRL from the coding sequence ATGAGCCTGCTTTATGGATTAATTACCGGTGTTTTATTCGGGATTCTGCTGCAACGTGCCGAAGTACTTCGGTTTGACAGGCAGGTGGGCGCGTTGCGACTCAAGGATATGACCATTTTCAAATTCATGCTCAGCGCCATTGTCGTCGGCGCTGTGGGGATCTACCTGCTCAAAGATTTTGGTCTGATCACACTCAATCTCAAGGGGACCTCCCTTGGTGCGCAAATGATAGGCGGCGCGTTATTCGGCATCGGGTGGGCGATATTGGGATATTGCCCCGGTACGGCCGGCGGGGCGCTGGGCGAAGGTCGGACCGATGCGGCCTGGGGAATCCTGGGAATGCTTGCAGGAGGTGCGGTACACGCGTGGGCCTACCCGTTGTTGAAGACCTATATCGAACCGATCGGGAATTTTGGGAAAATTACGGTTCCACAACTGCTGGGAATCAATCACTGGATTGTCATTTTCGGGTTCACGGCCCTGGTGATCGGTTTCTTTGCCCTTTTCGAGAAAAAACGGCTGTAG
- a CDS encoding nitronate monooxygenase yields the protein MKLPELKIGHLVSRLPIVQGGMGVGISMSGLASAVANAGGIGVIAGAMAGITEKDVATNGLAANCRALSREIRTAREKSGGIIGVNIMVALTAFADLVKTAIAEKIDIIFAGAGLPLDLPGFLKKGDRTRLVPIVSSARAAALICKRWFQRYRYLPDAFVVEGPKAGGHLGFKVEQLDDPRYSLENLVAEVVAAMETVRFEHGVAIPVIAAGGIYDGDDIRRFLEMGASGVQMGTRFVATHECDADPAFKQSYVDARKEDLTVIQSPVGLPGRALNNRFLTDVAAGIRRPFRCPYHCIKTCDPEKSPYCIGMALAHARRGKLTSGFAFAGANAFRVNEIVSVRELMDALAAGYEQATA from the coding sequence ATGAAACTGCCTGAACTCAAAATCGGTCATCTGGTCAGTCGCCTGCCCATCGTCCAGGGCGGCATGGGCGTGGGGATTTCCATGTCCGGCCTGGCCTCTGCGGTGGCCAATGCCGGAGGCATCGGAGTGATCGCCGGCGCCATGGCCGGCATTACCGAAAAGGATGTTGCCACCAACGGACTGGCGGCGAACTGCCGCGCCCTATCCCGGGAAATCCGAACGGCCCGTGAGAAAAGCGGCGGGATCATCGGCGTCAATATCATGGTGGCCCTGACCGCTTTTGCCGATCTGGTGAAAACCGCCATTGCCGAGAAAATCGACATCATTTTCGCAGGGGCCGGTCTGCCCCTGGATCTGCCCGGTTTCCTCAAAAAGGGGGATCGCACGCGCCTGGTGCCCATCGTCTCTTCGGCCCGGGCCGCGGCCCTGATCTGCAAACGCTGGTTCCAGCGCTACCGCTATCTGCCCGACGCCTTTGTGGTGGAGGGCCCCAAAGCGGGCGGCCACCTGGGATTCAAAGTCGAGCAGTTGGACGATCCCCGCTATAGCCTGGAAAACCTGGTGGCCGAGGTGGTCGCCGCGATGGAAACGGTGCGCTTCGAGCACGGCGTCGCCATCCCCGTGATTGCCGCCGGCGGCATTTACGACGGCGACGACATCCGGCGGTTTCTGGAAATGGGGGCCAGCGGCGTTCAGATGGGCACCCGCTTCGTCGCCACCCACGAGTGCGATGCGGACCCGGCCTTCAAGCAGTCCTACGTGGATGCCCGCAAAGAAGACCTCACGGTCATCCAGAGCCCCGTGGGGCTTCCCGGCAGGGCTCTGAATAATCGCTTCCTGACGGATGTGGCCGCCGGCATCCGGCGCCCCTTCCGCTGCCCCTACCACTGCATCAAGACCTGCGACCCGGAAAAAAGCCCCTACTGCATCGGCATGGCCCTGGCCCATGCCCGGCGCGGCAAGTTGACCAGCGGTTTCGCCTTTGCCGGCGCGAACGCCTTTCGGGTCAACGAGATCGTCTCCGTCAGGGAATTGATGGACGCTCTGGCTGCCGGGTACGAACAGGCAACGGCCTGA
- a CDS encoding cyclic 2,3-diphosphoglycerate synthase, whose translation MENVIIMGAAGRDFHNFNVYFRDNPRYRVVAFTATQIPDIDGRIYPAQLSGKQYPQGIPIHRDSRLVELIKEHRVDLVAFSYSDVTHEEVMHKASLTTAAGADFIIIGAPYTMLPSSRKVISVCAVRTGCGKSQTSRKIIQILQQMGQRVVCVRHPMPYGDLTQQIVQRFSSRDDLERQRCTIEEREEYEPVIDMGATVYAGVDYGLILEAAEKEADVIVWDGGNNDTPFFKPDVHIVVFDPHRAGHETRYHPGETNLLMADVAVINKVDSAEPEKVEQVRKTIEQHNPAATIILADSAVRVDDPAQVKGRHVLVVEDGPTLTHGEMAYGAGVIAARRFGAASLADPRPYLRGSLVNTFRNYGHIGTLLPAMGYSPGQIKDLEETIKACPCDLVLSATPIDLAALVAVDKPVVRVRYEYRDNSSPTLEEVIRAKLGEILKSKPHA comes from the coding sequence GTGGAGAACGTGATCATCATGGGGGCCGCGGGCCGGGATTTTCACAACTTCAACGTGTACTTCCGGGATAACCCGCGATACCGCGTGGTGGCCTTCACGGCCACCCAGATTCCCGACATCGACGGCCGCATCTATCCCGCGCAACTCTCCGGAAAGCAATATCCCCAAGGCATCCCCATCCACAGGGACAGCCGGCTCGTCGAACTGATCAAAGAACACCGGGTGGACCTGGTGGCTTTTTCCTACAGCGACGTTACCCACGAAGAGGTGATGCACAAGGCTTCTCTGACCACGGCCGCCGGCGCCGATTTCATCATTATCGGCGCCCCGTACACCATGCTGCCCTCCAGCCGCAAAGTGATTTCCGTGTGTGCGGTGCGCACCGGCTGCGGCAAATCCCAGACCAGCCGCAAGATCATCCAGATTTTGCAGCAGATGGGTCAGCGGGTGGTTTGCGTCCGGCATCCCATGCCTTATGGCGACCTCACCCAGCAGATCGTGCAGCGCTTTTCCTCCCGCGACGATCTGGAACGCCAGCGCTGCACCATCGAAGAGCGCGAGGAGTACGAACCGGTCATCGACATGGGCGCGACTGTGTACGCCGGCGTCGATTATGGCCTGATTTTAGAGGCGGCGGAAAAAGAGGCCGACGTGATCGTCTGGGACGGGGGCAACAACGACACGCCGTTTTTCAAACCGGATGTCCACATCGTGGTGTTCGATCCCCACCGTGCGGGCCATGAAACCCGGTACCACCCTGGAGAGACCAATCTTCTCATGGCCGACGTGGCCGTGATCAACAAAGTCGACAGCGCCGAACCCGAGAAAGTGGAGCAGGTCCGCAAGACCATCGAACAGCATAATCCGGCGGCGACGATCATTCTGGCCGACTCCGCGGTCCGGGTGGATGATCCTGCCCAGGTGAAAGGCCGGCACGTGCTGGTGGTGGAGGACGGGCCCACCCTGACCCATGGAGAAATGGCCTACGGGGCGGGTGTCATCGCCGCCCGCCGCTTCGGCGCCGCATCCCTGGCCGATCCGCGCCCCTATCTCAGGGGGAGCCTGGTGAACACCTTTCGGAACTACGGTCACATCGGTACTCTGCTGCCGGCCATGGGGTACAGTCCCGGGCAGATCAAGGACCTGGAGGAGACCATCAAGGCCTGTCCCTGCGATCTGGTGCTGTCGGCAACCCCCATCGATCTGGCGGCCCTGGTTGCCGTGGACAAGCCGGTGGTCCGGGTGCGCTATGAATATCGAGACAACAGTTCGCCGACTTTGGAAGAGGTGATCCGTGCAAAGCTGGGTGAGATTTTAAAATCCAAACCGCATGCATAA
- the ald gene encoding alanine dehydrogenase: MIVGILKEIKSEENRVCMTPAGVEVMVKSGHEVLVEKNAGAGSGFADDAYAGAGARMVDTPQKIYASAEMVMHVKEPLPPEYDLIREGQIVFTYLHLAADEPQTRALIKSKAVCIAYETIQKADGSLPLLTPMSEVAGRMAIQEGAKYLEMTQGGHGILLGGVPGVEPATVVVIGGGVVGVNAAKMACGLGAKVYLLDMNLDRLRYLSDVMPANCFTLMSSPATIRKLVTKADVVIGAVLIPGAKAPKLVTRDMLATMKNGSVLVDVAIDQGGCFETSRATTHNDPTFVIDGVVHYCVANMPGAVAKTSTLALTNATLPYALQIANQGWKGAMQANEEIKKGANVIDGKITYKAVAEAFGLIYTPIDELLTL, translated from the coding sequence ATGATTGTCGGAATACTCAAGGAGATCAAGTCGGAGGAGAACCGGGTGTGCATGACCCCGGCGGGCGTGGAGGTGATGGTCAAAAGCGGGCACGAAGTGCTGGTGGAGAAAAATGCCGGGGCGGGCAGCGGCTTTGCAGACGACGCCTACGCCGGAGCCGGGGCCAGGATGGTCGATACACCCCAAAAGATCTACGCTTCGGCCGAGATGGTCATGCACGTCAAAGAGCCCCTGCCGCCGGAGTACGATCTGATCCGGGAGGGGCAGATCGTGTTCACCTACCTGCACCTGGCGGCTGACGAGCCCCAGACGCGGGCCTTGATCAAGAGCAAGGCCGTGTGCATCGCCTACGAGACGATCCAGAAGGCTGACGGCAGTCTGCCGCTGCTCACCCCCATGAGCGAGGTGGCCGGGCGCATGGCCATCCAGGAAGGGGCCAAGTATCTGGAGATGACCCAGGGGGGCCACGGCATCCTGTTGGGCGGGGTTCCCGGGGTGGAGCCGGCCACGGTGGTGGTGATCGGCGGCGGCGTGGTGGGGGTCAACGCGGCCAAGATGGCCTGCGGCCTGGGGGCCAAGGTGTACCTGCTGGACATGAACCTGGACCGGCTGCGCTATTTGAGCGACGTGATGCCGGCCAACTGCTTCACGTTGATGTCCAGCCCGGCGACGATCCGCAAGCTGGTCACAAAGGCCGACGTGGTGATCGGGGCGGTGCTGATACCCGGTGCCAAGGCGCCCAAGCTGGTGACCCGCGACATGCTTGCGACCATGAAGAACGGCTCGGTGCTGGTGGACGTGGCCATCGACCAGGGGGGCTGCTTCGAGACCTCCAGGGCCACCACCCACAACGATCCCACCTTCGTGATCGACGGGGTGGTGCACTACTGCGTGGCCAACATGCCCGGAGCGGTGGCCAAGACCTCGACGCTGGCGCTGACCAACGCCACCTTGCCCTATGCCCTGCAGATCGCCAACCAGGGCTGGAAGGGAGCCATGCAGGCCAACGAGGAGATCAAGAAGGGCGCCAACGTCATCGACGGCAAGATCACTTACAAGGCCGTGGCCGAGGCCTTCGGGCTGATCTATACGCCTATCGATGAATTGCTGACGCTATAG
- a CDS encoding PilZ domain-containing protein: MNSKVEKRQYPRHPALYTAKYTIKTGTYRDLIANVSAGGIYIHSHRAVERGQRISLRFPIVAFDKRPNVMGTVVRSHDRGFAVMFDDPIEEHIPKDVSFA; encoded by the coding sequence ATGAATTCGAAAGTGGAAAAACGTCAATACCCTCGTCATCCGGCGTTGTACACCGCCAAGTACACCATTAAGACAGGGACCTATCGGGATTTGATCGCCAACGTCAGCGCCGGCGGCATCTATATCCATTCCCATCGGGCGGTGGAGCGCGGCCAGCGGATCAGTCTCCGGTTTCCGATCGTTGCTTTCGACAAACGACCCAACGTCATGGGGACCGTGGTGCGTTCCCATGACAGGGGCTTTGCCGTGATGTTCGACGATCCCATCGAAGAGCATATTCCAAAAGACGTTTCGTTCGCTTAG
- a CDS encoding glycyl-radical enzyme activating protein: MHDPDKAIIFDVQRFSLHDGPGIRTTVFFKGCPLRCIWCQNPESWRAEPEIAFYKQLCRGCFECLAACRENAILQRPDKRIDDARCTGCGACADVCVKTALRVVGRIWTVAELVDEIVKDCDYFKESGGGVTLSGGEPMQQTRFLRTLLPELKRRHIHIAMETCGHFSWERMEHLLPFLDLIYFDLKAMAHDSHHAFTGCSNERILKNFEKLSGRFGNLQARMPVIPGKNDGRTNILATARFLLENGKDSIRLLPYHNLGEAKISRLNTEQKPLGIPPRTARDRDRVKTLFEANGVKATIDK; encoded by the coding sequence ATGCACGATCCTGACAAGGCCATCATTTTCGACGTCCAGCGCTTCTCGCTTCACGATGGACCCGGCATCCGTACGACAGTCTTCTTCAAGGGCTGTCCCCTGAGATGTATCTGGTGCCAGAATCCGGAGTCCTGGCGCGCAGAGCCGGAAATCGCTTTTTACAAACAGCTCTGCCGGGGCTGCTTCGAATGCCTAGCGGCCTGTCGAGAAAACGCAATCCTGCAGCGCCCGGACAAACGGATAGACGATGCCCGCTGCACCGGCTGCGGTGCGTGTGCAGATGTCTGTGTGAAGACTGCCCTGCGTGTTGTCGGGCGGATCTGGACGGTGGCTGAACTCGTCGATGAGATTGTCAAAGACTGCGATTATTTTAAAGAATCCGGGGGCGGAGTGACCCTGTCCGGGGGCGAGCCCATGCAGCAGACCCGTTTCCTGCGCACACTGCTGCCGGAATTGAAGCGCCGCCATATCCACATCGCCATGGAAACCTGCGGCCATTTTTCCTGGGAACGGATGGAACACCTGCTGCCGTTTCTGGATCTGATCTATTTTGACCTGAAAGCGATGGCCCACGATTCCCACCACGCCTTCACCGGATGTTCCAACGAAAGGATTCTGAAAAATTTCGAAAAACTGTCCGGCAGGTTTGGCAATCTCCAGGCACGCATGCCGGTGATACCGGGGAAAAACGACGGCCGGACCAATATCCTGGCCACGGCCCGTTTTTTATTGGAAAACGGGAAAGATTCAATCCGCCTGCTGCCCTATCACAACCTGGGAGAAGCCAAGATTTCAAGGCTGAATACCGAGCAAAAGCCTTTAGGGATACCCCCTCGGACAGCCCGTGACCGCGACAGGGTAAAAACCTTGTTTGAAGCCAATGGCGTGAAAGCGACAATAGACAAATAA
- a CDS encoding aldehyde dehydrogenase family protein — translation MSEYYRDREHLYEIYNYFLDKILRDDKIGPKMSRAKIIIRFIYTDPDSEVTIDLKNPPAEEGMYGTFYLGPCDLKEDVWSKQSADHSHRFWHGYENPIAAVTRGKVKQGGKITAMLKLLPVVKPTFKRFPEILEEMGYGDLVVSKKGASGKRRSRLTAGVEQRSSGGGAGSEKGTDILEPQSRMEGAGMMDRYDKFYIDGQWVAPAGKETAAVVNPCSEEAIARVAMGEAEDVDRAVAAAKKAFGPWSATDVSERADLLTRISEALTARQDEIGDTIAREMGMPSPWSRMIQAGLPIATFESFAEIVKNYRFEYPQAGTQIVKEALGVCGFITPWNYPLHQIAGKVAPALAAGCTMVLKPSSLAPLNAFILAEVLHEAGVPAGVFNLVCGAGKTVGQALCAHGDVDMVSITGSTASGIQVARTGAETVKRVTLELGGKSPNILLDDVDFQAAVTKGVYDCFLNSGQTCSALTRMLVPAKHQAAVMDIAREAVNGMVVGDAFADGTYIGPLVDAQQQRSVREYIEKGIEQGATLVVGGPEPPEGLEKGYYVRPTVFANVTPEMTIAREEIFGPVLSIMPYASEDEAVAMANDSPYGLSGAVWSADIKRAQRVAKRLRTGQVFINGAGFDINAPFGGYRQSGNGRERSKYGLDEFLEIKALIGHNP, via the coding sequence ATGAGTGAATACTACCGGGATCGGGAGCACCTTTACGAGATCTACAACTACTTTCTGGACAAGATTCTCCGGGACGACAAGATCGGTCCCAAGATGTCCCGGGCGAAAATCATCATCAGGTTCATCTACACCGATCCGGACAGCGAAGTCACCATCGACCTGAAAAATCCGCCGGCCGAGGAAGGCATGTACGGCACCTTCTACCTGGGGCCGTGCGACCTGAAGGAAGATGTCTGGTCCAAACAGAGTGCCGACCACTCTCACCGGTTCTGGCACGGCTATGAAAACCCCATCGCAGCGGTGACCCGGGGAAAAGTCAAACAGGGCGGGAAAATCACCGCCATGCTCAAGCTGCTGCCCGTGGTGAAGCCGACGTTCAAGCGGTTCCCCGAAATTCTGGAAGAGATGGGGTACGGCGACCTGGTGGTGTCCAAAAAAGGAGCTTCCGGCAAACGCCGCAGCCGGCTTACTGCCGGCGTTGAACAGCGATCTTCCGGGGGCGGTGCTGGATCGGAGAAGGGTACGGATATCCTCGAACCACAGTCTCGAATGGAAGGGGCGGGGATGATGGACAGATACGACAAGTTCTATATCGATGGACAGTGGGTTGCGCCGGCCGGAAAGGAGACGGCAGCGGTCGTCAATCCCTGCAGCGAGGAAGCCATCGCCCGGGTGGCCATGGGTGAGGCCGAAGACGTGGACCGGGCCGTGGCCGCGGCAAAAAAGGCATTCGGGCCGTGGTCGGCAACGGATGTGTCGGAAAGGGCCGATCTCCTGACCCGTATTTCCGAGGCCCTGACAGCCCGCCAGGATGAAATCGGGGATACCATCGCCCGCGAAATGGGCATGCCTTCGCCCTGGTCGCGAATGATCCAGGCCGGCCTGCCTATCGCTACCTTTGAAAGCTTTGCGGAAATTGTGAAGAACTATCGGTTCGAGTACCCCCAGGCGGGCACCCAGATCGTCAAGGAGGCCTTAGGGGTGTGCGGATTCATCACCCCATGGAATTACCCGCTGCACCAGATTGCGGGCAAGGTCGCCCCGGCCCTGGCCGCCGGATGCACCATGGTGTTGAAACCGAGCAGTTTGGCTCCGCTGAATGCCTTTATCCTGGCTGAAGTTCTCCACGAGGCGGGCGTGCCGGCCGGTGTCTTCAACCTGGTCTGCGGGGCAGGCAAGACGGTGGGGCAGGCCCTGTGCGCCCATGGGGATGTCGACATGGTCTCCATCACCGGCTCCACGGCCTCGGGCATCCAGGTGGCGCGGACCGGCGCCGAAACCGTCAAACGGGTCACCCTGGAGCTGGGTGGAAAATCGCCCAACATCCTTCTGGATGACGTCGATTTCCAGGCCGCCGTAACCAAGGGCGTCTACGATTGCTTTCTCAATTCCGGCCAGACCTGTTCGGCCCTGACCCGTATGCTGGTGCCGGCGAAACATCAGGCGGCCGTGATGGACATCGCCCGGGAAGCGGTCAACGGCATGGTGGTGGGGGATGCCTTTGCCGATGGGACCTATATCGGCCCGCTGGTGGACGCCCAGCAGCAGCGATCGGTGCGGGAGTATATCGAAAAAGGCATCGAGCAGGGCGCCACCCTGGTGGTCGGAGGGCCGGAACCTCCGGAGGGGCTCGAAAAAGGATACTATGTCCGGCCGACGGTTTTTGCCAACGTCACGCCCGAAATGACCATCGCCAGAGAAGAGATCTTCGGGCCGGTGCTCTCCATCATGCCCTATGCATCCGAGGACGAAGCGGTGGCCATGGCCAATGATTCACCCTATGGCCTGTCCGGGGCCGTCTGGTCCGCCGACATCAAACGGGCACAGCGGGTGGCAAAGCGACTGCGCACCGGCCAGGTCTTTATCAACGGGGCCGGGTTCGACATCAACGCTCCTTTCGGCGGATATCGGCAGTCGGGAAACGGCCGGGAACGGAGTAAGTATGGACTGGATGAATTTCTGGAAATCAAGGCCCTGATCGGTCATAACCCGTAA
- a CDS encoding acyl-CoA dehydrogenase family protein, whose amino-acid sequence MDFSLTKEQQMLLDSLRDMAKREKFKELAVHIDRTGEFPQHLMAKYADMGLLGMTLSPEYGGEGQSALTAILAIEALARYSPMIAAPVFESNVGPVRVIDMFGTPQQKAAIIPGVCKGENSVSVCMTEPEVGSDLTSLQTTVEDKGDHLLLNGRKSFITGGGHASHYLVYCRFGEKPGYKSIGAVIAEKGMPGFSFGKQEEFMGLRGMPSCDLFFDNVKIPKENLVIEKGNFGSLMMTFDIERCGNAAMCLGVAGGAMEAAKNYALQRKAFGREICEFQAIQFMMADMAMKLDAAKLLVYRAASGAGQGLPSIYEASLGKCYANEMVREVTDMAMQVFGGYGYSREFPIERMVRDSRAWGVAGGTLQMLKVTVASMIFGRRFDQRK is encoded by the coding sequence ATGGATTTCAGTTTGACCAAAGAACAGCAGATGCTGCTCGACAGTCTGCGGGACATGGCGAAAAGAGAAAAGTTCAAAGAGCTTGCCGTTCATATAGACCGGACGGGCGAATTTCCTCAACACTTAATGGCCAAGTATGCTGACATGGGGCTGCTGGGCATGACGCTTTCCCCGGAATACGGCGGCGAGGGCCAGAGCGCCCTGACGGCCATTTTGGCCATCGAGGCCCTGGCCCGCTACAGCCCCATGATCGCTGCGCCGGTGTTCGAATCCAATGTCGGCCCGGTGCGGGTCATCGACATGTTCGGAACCCCGCAACAGAAGGCCGCCATCATCCCGGGAGTCTGTAAAGGAGAAAACAGCGTGTCGGTCTGCATGACCGAGCCGGAGGTCGGGTCGGATCTCACCTCCCTGCAGACCACCGTCGAAGACAAGGGCGATCATCTGCTGCTCAACGGACGCAAGTCCTTTATCACCGGCGGCGGCCATGCCAGCCACTACCTCGTCTACTGCCGCTTCGGCGAAAAGCCGGGCTATAAATCCATTGGGGCCGTGATCGCCGAAAAAGGCATGCCCGGCTTTTCCTTCGGCAAACAGGAGGAATTCATGGGCCTGCGCGGCATGCCCTCGTGCGACCTTTTCTTTGACAATGTAAAAATTCCAAAAGAGAACCTGGTAATCGAAAAAGGCAACTTCGGCAGCCTCATGATGACCTTCGACATCGAACGCTGCGGCAACGCGGCCATGTGCCTGGGGGTGGCGGGAGGCGCCATGGAGGCGGCCAAGAACTATGCGCTGCAGCGCAAGGCCTTCGGCCGTGAGATCTGCGAATTCCAGGCCATCCAGTTCATGATGGCCGATATGGCCATGAAACTGGATGCGGCCAAACTGCTGGTCTACCGGGCGGCAAGCGGTGCCGGCCAGGGATTGCCTTCCATTTACGAAGCCTCGCTGGGTAAGTGCTATGCCAACGAAATGGTCAGGGAAGTCACGGACATGGCCATGCAGGTATTCGGCGGGTATGGCTACTCCAGGGAATTTCCCATAGAGCGGATGGTGCGCGATTCCCGCGCCTGGGGCGTGGCCGGCGGCACCCTGCAGATGCTGAAAGTGACCGTCGCCAGTATGATTTTCGGACGACGGTTCGACCAGAGAAAGTAA
- a CDS encoding MmgE/PrpD family protein, producing the protein MKYTRKLAEFCSNLTLETLPAEVVHKAKLCILDYVANIYGSLELETVRNIAAYIRSVGAPENVTALGCGFKTDVHQAAFINGTTAEAIEAQDGSRFGGNHPGVAVIPAALAVAEAVGAGGPAVIEAVVAGYEAANRPAAAVHPWHTLGGFLPTGTCGTYGAAVAAARLRGLDADQLLNALGNAGYLLPLSMAEHLMGGYTIKVVQGGQAASAGIMAAGLAGAGVTGAPYVLEGSALNGGFAKITTAADPTLSRITDGLGETYSVMDIYFKPYTACRHTHGAAQAALELAAGESVDPAQVERITVHTYGIAELAVGKGVDTTSSFVSAQFSIPYVVAACLMDGELGPRQLTEKRIADPAVLDLANRVAVKTDEELNKIYPGKTSSRVEILFKDGRSLSRQVDDPKGDPRDPLDAAALAQKVKQFAGDRDSRKLDDAINIILELEKAPDLNRLIGLI; encoded by the coding sequence ATGAAATATACCCGCAAGCTAGCCGAATTCTGTTCCAACCTAACCCTGGAAACGCTGCCGGCCGAGGTCGTTCACAAGGCCAAGCTCTGCATTCTCGACTATGTGGCCAACATCTACGGATCGCTGGAACTCGAAACGGTCCGGAACATTGCCGCCTACATCCGTTCGGTGGGTGCCCCGGAAAACGTCACGGCCCTGGGATGCGGCTTCAAAACGGACGTCCACCAGGCGGCGTTCATCAACGGAACCACTGCCGAGGCCATCGAAGCCCAGGACGGTTCACGCTTCGGGGGGAACCATCCGGGAGTGGCGGTCATTCCGGCCGCCCTGGCCGTGGCCGAAGCGGTCGGTGCCGGCGGGCCGGCCGTCATCGAAGCGGTGGTGGCCGGGTACGAAGCGGCCAACCGGCCGGCGGCGGCCGTGCACCCCTGGCACACCCTCGGCGGTTTCCTGCCCACAGGCACCTGCGGGACCTACGGCGCGGCTGTGGCCGCCGCCCGGCTCAGGGGGCTCGACGCGGACCAGTTGCTCAATGCCCTGGGCAATGCCGGCTACCTGCTGCCACTGTCCATGGCCGAACATCTCATGGGCGGCTATACCATCAAAGTCGTCCAGGGGGGACAGGCCGCCAGCGCCGGCATCATGGCCGCCGGACTGGCCGGGGCCGGGGTAACCGGGGCGCCCTATGTGCTCGAGGGCTCGGCCCTGAACGGCGGGTTCGCCAAGATTACCACCGCCGCCGATCCGACCCTTTCGCGCATCACCGATGGCCTGGGCGAAACCTATTCGGTCATGGATATCTATTTCAAGCCCTACACCGCCTGCCGTCACACCCATGGCGCGGCCCAGGCCGCCCTGGAACTGGCCGCCGGCGAGTCCGTCGACCCCGCACAGGTGGAACGCATCACGGTCCACACCTACGGAATTGCCGAACTGGCCGTAGGCAAGGGCGTCGATACAACCAGCTCGTTCGTATCCGCGCAATTCTCGATTCCCTATGTTGTGGCGGCCTGTCTCATGGATGGCGAACTGGGCCCAAGGCAGCTGACCGAAAAACGGATCGCCGATCCGGCTGTCCTCGACCTGGCGAACCGCGTGGCGGTCAAAACCGATGAAGAACTCAACAAGATCTACCCGGGGAAAACCTCCAGCCGGGTCGAAATTCTCTTCAAGGACGGCCGCAGCCTGTCGCGGCAGGTCGACGATCCCAAAGGGGACCCCCGGGATCCGCTGGATGCGGCGGCCCTGGCCCAGAAGGTCAAGCAGTTTGCCGGAGACCGGGACAGCCGGAAGTTGGACGACGCGATCAACATCATCCTGGAACTGGAAAAGGCCCCCGATCTGAATCGCCTGATCGGATTGATTTAA